The sequence GCCCTACGGTAATAGTTGCGGCAATTACTTCCCAGATCGACAAAGCCAAACTTCCTACCCACGTGGAACTTAAAAAAGAGGATTACGGATTGGAAAAGGATTCGGTGGTATTACTGGAACAGTTAAGGACAATCGATAAAAGGCGATTAAAGGAGAAAATTACCTTTTTGGACAATGAAATTATGGCAAAAGTGGATGAGGCCTTAAAAATCAGTTTGGGACTTGTAGACTTTTAATTTTTAGTAATTTGAAAAAAGCAGGAACACCTAACCTGCTTTTTTATTTTTTCAAAGGAAAAAGTGTATTTATAAAAAATGCCAGTTTTGCTATAATTTTTTATGAGTCAAAAAACTATTTTGGAGGATTTATGAATATCGGGCAGGAAAAAAAAGAACAGTTTTTTTCCGAACTCATCGCGGCACTTTCGCTTATGATGGACCTGGATGAAAGTAAAAAAATTTACCATGCGTGGCGGGTAGCTCTTTTATGCGAAAAAATGGCAGAACATATTTTACCCGAATATAAAACCCATATTTTTTATGCCGGCCTTTTACACGATATTGGGGCTATTTCCTTACCCGAGCATGTGGTGCATTATACGAATATAAAAGATCATTTTCAAAATCCAGTTATTTTTAACCATCCCCTCAAAGGAGCCCAGATAGTAAGAGAAATTAAGCCTTTAAAGATTGCCGCCAGTATGATAGAGCAACATCATGAAAACTGGGATGGAAGCGGATACCCTAAGGGAATAGCCGGGGATGATATCAATTTGGGCGGGCAGATCATTCATGCGGCGGATATAGTGGATATTTTGCTTAGAGAAACGAAAAACAGTGAAGAAAATGTGAAGGTAATTATAAAAAAACTTGAAGAAAAGCGGACTAAAGAGATATCCGGTTTGATTTTTGAGCTGACCGCCTTTATCCTAAAGGACAGGGACTTTTTTTTAATGCTTTTCGATGAGGAAAAGCTTTCAAAAATTTTTTTTGAAACCCTTCAGAATCAAAGACCCGTGGATACCGATGAATGCGGCGGGGATGCCCGGGATATTTTAAGGGTATTTTCCGGTGTAATTGACGCAAAACACAGCTATACGGCGGGGCATTCGGAGCGGGTAGCCCTTTATTCGGTTAAAATTGCAAGAGGCCTGGGACTACCGCATAAGGATGTCTCGGATATAAAAATTGCCGCTTATCTGCACGACGCGGGCAAGGTGGCAATTCCCCGGTTCATCCTGGATAAACCGGGCAGGCTAACGGATGAAGAATTTAAGATTATGAAAATGCATCCGGTTTACACCGGAGATATTATGAGCATAGTTACGGAATTGCAAAGGCTTATTCCAATATCCATTAACCACCATGAAAAATACGATGGTTCGGGTTA is a genomic window of Thermovenabulum gondwanense containing:
- a CDS encoding type II toxin-antitoxin system PemK/MazF family toxin, with the protein product MLVRRGDVFYADLNPVVGSEQGGVRPVLVVQNDVGNKYSPTVIVAAITSQIDKAKLPTHVELKKEDYGLEKDSVVLLEQLRTIDKRRLKEKITFLDNEIMAKVDEALKISLGLVDF
- a CDS encoding HD-GYP domain-containing protein, with translation MNIGQEKKEQFFSELIAALSLMMDLDESKKIYHAWRVALLCEKMAEHILPEYKTHIFYAGLLHDIGAISLPEHVVHYTNIKDHFQNPVIFNHPLKGAQIVREIKPLKIAASMIEQHHENWDGSGYPKGIAGDDINLGGQIIHAADIVDILLRETKNSEENVKVIIKKLEEKRTKEISGLIFELTAFILKDRDFFLMLFDEEKLSKIFFETLQNQRPVDTDECGGDARDILRVFSGVIDAKHSYTAGHSERVALYSVKIARGLGLPHKDVSDIKIAAYLHDAGKVAIPRFILDKPGRLTDEEFKIMKMHPVYTGDIMSIVTELQRLIPISINHHEKYDGSGYPHGYYREEIPLGARIMAIADAFDAMTSERPYQRIKDAYEAKEEILKNAGKQFDPHIAKEAVKLL